A single genomic interval of Haloterrigena salifodinae harbors:
- a CDS encoding amino acid permease has translation MSEAEGLPGHEHDEELARDMSLFDITMIGVGAMIGAGIFVLTGLAAGQAGPGLVMAFAFNGFITIFTGMVYAELGSAIPEAGGGYLWVREALGRSQAFLAGWMSWFAHAVAGSLYTLGFGAFVHLLLTDYFGIPLFEPIDLAVLAIGPEKVFAAFAGVLFAYINYRGAKETGLAGNVVTLVKITVILVLIAFGLGYIVGHPAEASGRFRPFLPRDFSGIFIAMGLTFIAFEGYEIIVQSGEEVVEPKKSVPKAVFYSMSIVVTIYMLVAIVLIGAVSVTPGLFELAQEGAASGGHGATNLPPVPANIEDAAVWEILGHLGEFGLARAAGQIMPYGTVVILVAGIFSTLSALNATTYSSTRVSFAMGRDHVLPDAFGSVHPEKQTPHVATALSGALIIFMAVVLPIEAVAAATDVMFLLLFLQVNYAAIVIRREWGDQIDYGYVMPYFPYVPIIGILTKLALAVYLFNYSPLAWYGALAWILVGVGIFFLYSRGRVRETEAREETRFITEERAPVDREYQVLVPLADPSNAEQLIRAGSAIARREDGELLLTSVATVPDQTPLSEGRRYADEQGALLDNVLEYIPDDVPAHRTVTIGHDVGTSINNVAYQRDSDLVVMGWRGRRKRFSDYALGSNIDTVVENGPCDVAVMKTNGAPASSRVLVPTAGGPHADLAERFAIAYADIGADVTLFHAVTDGDADAAESHLRERKEALADAGIDVDIDTAIAERDEIDDAILEYARDGGFDTIVIGAAGEGILQRVLFGEIPETIGEEFDGTVVMTRKHRPVQSSLKRVVRKWVGKGARATDIGPSPSRSDD, from the coding sequence ATGAGCGAGGCCGAAGGGCTGCCGGGACACGAGCACGATGAGGAACTGGCGCGCGACATGTCACTGTTCGACATCACAATGATCGGCGTCGGGGCGATGATCGGCGCCGGCATCTTCGTACTCACGGGACTAGCCGCGGGACAGGCGGGCCCGGGTCTCGTGATGGCCTTCGCGTTCAACGGCTTCATCACGATCTTTACGGGGATGGTGTACGCCGAACTGGGATCTGCGATCCCGGAGGCCGGCGGCGGGTACCTCTGGGTCCGGGAAGCGCTCGGCCGATCACAGGCGTTCCTTGCGGGGTGGATGTCGTGGTTCGCCCACGCCGTCGCGGGATCGCTGTACACCCTCGGATTCGGCGCCTTCGTCCACCTGCTCCTGACCGACTACTTCGGCATCCCGCTCTTCGAGCCGATCGACTTGGCCGTGCTCGCGATCGGTCCGGAAAAGGTGTTTGCCGCGTTCGCCGGCGTCCTGTTCGCGTACATCAACTACCGGGGGGCGAAGGAGACCGGCCTCGCCGGGAACGTCGTTACACTCGTCAAGATCACCGTCATCCTCGTACTCATCGCGTTTGGCCTCGGGTACATCGTCGGTCACCCGGCCGAGGCGAGCGGTCGGTTTCGCCCGTTTCTTCCCCGGGATTTTAGCGGCATCTTCATCGCGATGGGGCTAACGTTCATCGCCTTCGAGGGGTACGAGATCATCGTCCAGTCCGGCGAGGAGGTCGTCGAGCCGAAGAAGTCGGTTCCGAAGGCGGTCTTCTACTCGATGTCGATTGTCGTTACGATCTACATGCTCGTAGCGATCGTGCTCATCGGTGCGGTGTCGGTGACGCCCGGGCTGTTCGAACTGGCCCAGGAGGGCGCCGCCTCCGGCGGGCACGGTGCGACCAACCTGCCGCCGGTTCCGGCGAATATCGAGGACGCGGCCGTCTGGGAGATCCTCGGGCATCTCGGCGAGTTCGGTCTCGCGCGGGCCGCCGGACAGATCATGCCGTACGGGACGGTGGTCATCCTCGTGGCCGGTATCTTCTCGACGTTGTCGGCGCTGAACGCGACGACCTACTCCTCGACGCGTGTGTCGTTCGCGATGGGGCGGGACCACGTTCTTCCGGACGCATTCGGATCGGTCCATCCCGAGAAACAGACGCCCCACGTCGCGACGGCGCTCTCCGGGGCGCTCATCATCTTCATGGCCGTCGTGCTACCGATCGAGGCCGTGGCGGCAGCGACGGACGTGATGTTCCTTCTGCTCTTCTTACAGGTGAACTACGCCGCGATCGTGATCCGCCGCGAGTGGGGCGATCAGATCGACTACGGTTACGTGATGCCGTACTTCCCCTACGTCCCGATCATCGGCATCCTCACGAAACTCGCCCTGGCCGTCTACCTGTTCAACTACAGTCCGCTGGCGTGGTACGGCGCGCTCGCGTGGATCCTCGTCGGCGTCGGCATCTTTTTCCTGTACTCCCGCGGCCGCGTCCGCGAGACGGAAGCCAGGGAAGAAACGCGATTCATCACCGAGGAACGCGCGCCGGTGGATCGCGAGTATCAGGTGCTTGTTCCCCTCGCAGACCCGAGTAACGCCGAGCAACTGATCCGCGCGGGAAGCGCGATCGCTCGCCGCGAAGACGGAGAACTCCTTCTGACGAGCGTCGCAACGGTACCCGACCAGACGCCGCTCTCAGAAGGTCGCCGCTACGCGGACGAGCAGGGAGCGCTCCTCGACAACGTGCTGGAATACATTCCCGACGACGTCCCCGCCCACCGGACCGTGACGATCGGCCACGACGTCGGAACGAGTATCAACAACGTAGCCTATCAGCGCGATAGCGATCTCGTCGTCATGGGCTGGCGGGGGAGACGCAAACGATTCTCGGACTACGCGCTCGGTTCCAACATCGACACCGTCGTCGAGAACGGACCGTGTGACGTCGCCGTAATGAAGACCAACGGAGCGCCGGCATCGAGCCGTGTTCTCGTGCCCACGGCCGGCGGACCCCACGCGGACCTCGCGGAACGGTTCGCGATCGCGTACGCGGATATCGGTGCCGACGTTACGCTCTTTCACGCCGTCACCGACGGCGATGCCGACGCCGCCGAGTCGCACCTCCGCGAGCGAAAGGAGGCGTTGGCCGACGCCGGTATCGACGTTGACATCGATACCGCGATCGCAGAGCGTGACGAGATCGACGACGCGATCCTCGAATACGCCCGCGACGGTGGGTTCGACACGATCGTCATCGGAGCGGCCGGTGAGGGCATCCTCCAGCGCGTCCTGTTCGGCGAGATCCCGGAAACGATCGGCGAGGAGTTCGACGGAACGGTCGTCATGACGCGGAAGCACCGCCCTGTCCAGTCGTCCCTGAAACGGGTCGTTCGGAAGTGGGTCGGAAAGGGCGCGCGAGCGACTGATATCGGACCGTCGCCGTCGCGCTCCGACGACTGA
- a CDS encoding permease, which yields MDREEYPILMLVAIAVIGIGIVTTSKPLAQFFVAGTREFVSTTVAMAWITWWALVIGFAIAGGVEAWTSTEAVSDLLEGHGPREIGYGSLFGFVSSSCSYSAIATAKNLFKKGASAAASLGAFMFASTNLVIEIGAVIVLLLGWQFLAADVIGGFLLIGLMALGFIYVVPDGIIERARENVREEGEPTAQDPVCGMEVNPEETDYSTEVDGETYYFCSQSCMESFDPDEANTTIREQATSLSGWEALADKQWKEWGMLWDEIAIGFVFAGLIAGFIPRSVWTSVFSGPILGMPTYVVWTSALGAIIGVATFVCSVGNVPFAAVLFTNGLPFGSVLAYIYADLIVPPIVDAYREYYGTTFAAVLSAMIFVSAVVVGVVVHFLFAGLGLIPPRSSATVAEVSIELNYKMVLNVFATAVFAILYWLHRSSPSESGGGEQPTHAQMGD from the coding sequence ATGGATCGAGAGGAGTACCCGATCTTGATGCTCGTCGCGATCGCGGTGATCGGCATCGGCATCGTCACGACGTCGAAACCGCTCGCGCAGTTCTTTGTCGCGGGAACGCGCGAGTTCGTCTCGACGACGGTCGCCATGGCGTGGATCACGTGGTGGGCGCTGGTCATCGGCTTCGCCATCGCCGGCGGCGTGGAGGCCTGGACGTCGACGGAGGCCGTCTCGGACCTGCTCGAGGGTCACGGCCCGCGCGAGATCGGCTACGGGTCGCTGTTCGGCTTCGTCTCCTCGTCGTGTTCCTACAGCGCCATCGCCACCGCGAAGAACCTCTTCAAGAAGGGGGCGTCAGCGGCGGCGTCGCTTGGTGCGTTCATGTTCGCGTCGACGAACCTCGTCATCGAGATCGGCGCGGTCATCGTGCTCCTGCTCGGGTGGCAGTTCCTGGCCGCTGACGTCATCGGCGGCTTCCTGCTCATCGGGCTGATGGCGCTCGGGTTCATCTACGTCGTCCCCGACGGTATCATCGAGCGGGCGCGCGAGAACGTCCGCGAAGAGGGCGAGCCGACCGCGCAGGACCCGGTCTGCGGGATGGAAGTGAATCCCGAGGAGACCGACTACTCCACCGAGGTAGACGGCGAGACCTACTACTTCTGCTCGCAGTCGTGCATGGAGAGCTTCGATCCCGACGAAGCGAACACGACGATCCGCGAGCAGGCCACCTCGCTCTCGGGCTGGGAAGCGCTAGCTGACAAGCAGTGGAAGGAGTGGGGGATGCTCTGGGACGAGATCGCTATCGGGTTCGTCTTCGCCGGCCTCATCGCCGGCTTCATCCCTCGCTCGGTCTGGACCTCGGTCTTCTCGGGACCGATCCTCGGGATGCCGACGTACGTCGTCTGGACGTCCGCACTGGGCGCGATCATCGGCGTCGCCACGTTCGTCTGCTCGGTCGGAAACGTCCCCTTCGCGGCCGTCCTCTTCACGAACGGCCTGCCGTTCGGGAGCGTCCTCGCGTACATCTACGCCGACCTGATCGTCCCGCCGATCGTCGACGCCTACCGGGAGTACTACGGGACGACGTTCGCCGCCGTCCTCTCGGCGATGATCTTCGTCTCTGCGGTCGTCGTCGGCGTCGTCGTCCACTTCCTGTTCGCGGGACTGGGACTGATCCCCCCACGCTCGAGCGCGACCGTCGCGGAGGTCTCGATCGAACTCAACTACAAGATGGTGCTGAACGTCTTCGCTACCGCCGTCTTCGCCATCCTCTACTGGCTCCACCGCTCGAGTCCCTCCGAGAGCGGCGGCGGTGAACAGCCGACCCACGCGCAGATGGGCGACTGA
- a CDS encoding DUF106 domain-containing protein: MPTEQLEMLLTDPSMQEAISVILERSNDGREELEWSDVSDALSSAQWGRLIEQEVLVSAGAGFTVAEPEGVRARLETDDRRPSSNRETIEPYRWLALDKAAGATAVALFAGYWSPQLRDVVASTESVVLGPITEIIPFYGIIVLLSIATGLYSTVLQSRLTDHEKIQQYTQRMEALQNRKQAAEERGDDEALEQIRQEQREAAGDQLGLLKVKFRPTVWVMLVTIPVFLWLRWKVNGGHLGAGQMGLVVPLAGHVTWQQSLVGPMSTWIVWYFLCSMASRQIIQKTLGIQR, translated from the coding sequence ATGCCCACGGAACAGCTGGAGATGCTCCTCACCGACCCCTCGATGCAGGAGGCCATCTCGGTGATTCTGGAACGGTCTAACGACGGCAGGGAGGAACTCGAGTGGAGCGACGTCAGCGATGCGCTCTCGAGTGCGCAGTGGGGCCGACTCATCGAACAGGAGGTACTCGTCAGCGCCGGCGCCGGGTTCACGGTCGCCGAACCCGAGGGGGTTCGTGCCCGACTCGAAACGGACGACCGACGCCCGAGTTCGAACCGCGAGACGATCGAACCGTACCGCTGGTTGGCACTGGATAAGGCCGCGGGAGCGACCGCAGTCGCGTTGTTTGCGGGGTACTGGAGCCCGCAGCTCCGAGACGTCGTCGCGTCGACCGAAAGCGTCGTTCTCGGACCGATTACCGAGATCATTCCCTTCTACGGGATCATCGTGCTGCTCTCGATCGCCACGGGCCTCTATTCGACCGTGTTGCAGTCTCGGCTGACCGACCACGAGAAGATCCAACAGTACACCCAGCGGATGGAGGCGTTACAGAACCGAAAGCAAGCGGCCGAAGAACGTGGCGACGACGAGGCTCTCGAGCAGATCCGACAGGAACAACGGGAGGCCGCCGGCGATCAACTCGGGCTGTTGAAGGTCAAGTTCCGCCCGACGGTGTGGGTGATGCTGGTGACGATTCCCGTGTTCCTCTGGCTCCGCTGGAAGGTCAACGGCGGCCATCTCGGCGCCGGCCAGATGGGGTTAGTCGTCCCATTAGCGGGTCACGTCACTTGGCAGCAGTCCCTCGTCGGACCGATGTCGACGTGGATCGTCTGGTACTTCCTCTGTTCGATGGCGTCACGCCAGATCATCCAGAAAACGCTCGGTATCCAGCGGTGA
- a CDS encoding ArsR family transcriptional regulator, whose translation MDGLTPVIGYNLAIGVVVALELLFLLSLEESVTAYRRFVLVTVAGLVLAVIGGPIVELVAPQLVHWVHGAAALLVVYGLYDPVTNDVRTTEWERVLLSEPSQLRRPAEWMTPMDDEILGALHGTDLVLTPAVVAFNTGFSRKEVNRRLIELADHGFVEKVERGKYRLTRRGERYLRGQLRATASADAETGVRG comes from the coding sequence GTGGACGGACTGACCCCCGTCATCGGCTACAACCTGGCGATCGGCGTCGTCGTCGCCCTCGAGCTCCTGTTCCTCCTCTCGCTCGAGGAGTCGGTGACGGCGTACCGTCGGTTCGTCCTCGTCACCGTCGCCGGACTGGTGCTGGCCGTGATCGGCGGCCCGATCGTCGAGTTGGTCGCGCCGCAACTGGTCCACTGGGTTCACGGCGCGGCCGCGTTGCTGGTCGTCTACGGTCTCTACGATCCCGTGACGAACGACGTGCGGACGACGGAGTGGGAGCGCGTGCTATTGAGCGAACCGTCGCAGCTCCGGCGGCCGGCCGAGTGGATGACGCCGATGGACGACGAGATCCTCGGTGCGCTTCACGGCACGGACCTCGTGTTGACGCCGGCGGTCGTCGCCTTCAACACCGGGTTCAGCCGGAAGGAAGTGAACCGGCGCCTAATCGAACTCGCGGACCACGGATTCGTCGAAAAGGTCGAACGGGGCAAGTATCGGCTGACGCGGCGCGGCGAGCGGTATCTCCGGGGACAACTTCGGGCGACCGCGTCGGCGGACGCCGAAACCGGGGTTCGGGGTTGA
- a CDS encoding four-helix bundle copper-binding protein: MALTQIDHVSENEEMQECIDNCFEAAQACEWCADECAGEGEEMADCLRLCRDVADLTTMHARFMARNSNYSAELAEACAGACEECAEECERHDDDHCQVCADALRDCAETCRNMATA; the protein is encoded by the coding sequence ATGGCACTGACTCAAATCGACCACGTCAGCGAGAACGAGGAGATGCAGGAGTGTATCGACAACTGCTTCGAAGCCGCCCAAGCGTGCGAGTGGTGTGCCGACGAGTGCGCCGGCGAGGGCGAGGAGATGGCCGACTGTCTCCGACTCTGTCGCGACGTCGCCGACCTGACGACGATGCACGCCCGGTTCATGGCTCGGAACTCGAACTACAGCGCGGAGCTCGCCGAAGCCTGCGCCGGCGCCTGCGAGGAGTGCGCCGAGGAGTGCGAACGCCATGACGACGACCACTGTCAGGTCTGTGCGGACGCCCTCCGCGACTGCGCGGAGACCTGCCGAAACATGGCGACGGCCTGA
- a CDS encoding SPW repeat domain-containing protein has product MYATAKLTASGNGILGCWLIAAPFVLGAPAIGRWNDVVVGAVVLLVVGYNRVGTTGRHPASATGAGLVATLGLWLLLAPFVLGFEGLPLWNDVIAGTVVASFGSYDAYVSAVGRERSVRTPVE; this is encoded by the coding sequence ATGTACGCGACCGCAAAACTGACCGCCAGCGGAAACGGGATACTCGGCTGCTGGCTGATCGCGGCGCCGTTCGTCCTCGGTGCGCCGGCGATCGGTCGCTGGAACGACGTCGTCGTCGGCGCAGTCGTACTGCTCGTCGTCGGTTACAACCGCGTCGGGACCACCGGACGCCATCCCGCGAGCGCGACCGGTGCGGGGCTCGTCGCGACTCTCGGGCTCTGGCTCCTTCTCGCCCCGTTCGTCCTCGGCTTCGAGGGACTGCCGCTGTGGAACGACGTCATCGCGGGAACCGTCGTTGCGAGCTTCGGCAGCTACGACGCGTACGTTTCGGCGGTCGGTCGAGAACGGTCCGTTCGCACACCCGTCGAATAG
- a CDS encoding ribbon-helix-helix domain-containing protein: MSRSSSPDGIAADPNHSRAENGPTLERVTFRATDEQLSALESLVDDGVYHSKSEALRAGVQQLLERHRDAETDAGGRSSSASR; the protein is encoded by the coding sequence GTGTCGCGTAGTTCATCGCCCGACGGTATCGCGGCCGATCCGAACCATTCCCGCGCGGAGAACGGCCCCACGCTCGAGCGAGTGACGTTCCGAGCCACGGACGAGCAGCTCTCGGCGCTCGAGTCGCTCGTCGACGACGGCGTTTACCACTCCAAGAGCGAAGCCCTCCGAGCCGGCGTCCAACAGCTTCTGGAGCGACACCGAGACGCCGAGACGGACGCGGGAGGTCGGTCCAGTTCGGCCTCGAGGTAG